One window of the Salminus brasiliensis chromosome 1, fSalBra1.hap2, whole genome shotgun sequence genome contains the following:
- the LOC140537278 gene encoding free fatty acid receptor 2-like: protein MQWTRLMSNLILAVYGITLVTGLPANLLAFYTFVRKVRQNPKPIDVLLLSLTISDLIFLFFLPFRMEEAAQMKWSRSYFFCTLSIFVFFAAVYNSTFLLTAISVERYLGVAFPVKYKLRQHPRNAVIASVMFAVISLGHCSIIFITQYYDHANSTALELSARNSCYVDFSEEQLKVLLPVRLELFVVFFCAPLFICCFCYIKFILILSRLPNINPKKRFRAIGLALGTLLVFMVCFMPFSMTHLVGYIAWYNPDWRVYALLTSTFNACLDPFIFYFSSSALRQMFKVCARGLIKRLSICPNGTCCSQLNCSTVEENPPSSTISFR, encoded by the coding sequence ATGCAGTGGACCAGGCTCATGAGTAACCTGATCCTGGCAGTGTATGGCATCACGCTGGTCACGGGCCTTCCCGCCAACCTGCTGGCCTTCTACACCTTTGTCCGAAAAGTAAGGCAGAACCCCAAGCCCATTGATGTGCTCCTACTCAGCCTCACCATCTCTGACCTGattttcctcttcttccttCCCTTCCGCATGGAAGAGGCGGCACAAATGAAGTGGTCGAGGAGCTACTTCTTCTGTACGCTGTccatttttgtcttctttgcTGCCGTCTACAACAGCACCTTCCTCTTGACGGCTATCAGCGTGGAGCGCTACCTCGGCGTGGCCTTCCCCGTCAAGTACAAGCTCAGGCAGCACCCCCGCAACGCCGTGATAGCCAGTGTCATGTTTGCTGTGATTTCCTTGGGCCACTGCAGCATTATCTTCATCACACAGTATTACGATCACGCCAACAGCACCGCCCTCGAGCTGTCTGCACGGAACTCCTGCTACGTGGACTTCAGCGAAGAACAGCTGAAAGTCCTGTTGCCCGTCCGCCTGGAGCTGTTCGTGGTGTTCTTCTGCGCCCCTTTATTCATCTGCTGCTTCTGCTACATCAAATTCATCCTCATCCTCTCCCGACTGCCCAACATCAACCCCAAGAAGCGCTTTAGGGCGATTGGCCTCGCCCTGGGCACCCTCCTCGTCTTCATGGTCTGCTTCATGCCCTTCAGCATGACCCATCTGGTCGGCTACATTGCTTGGTACAATCCTGACTGGAGAGTGTATGCACTGCTCACCAGCACCTTCAATGCCTGTCTGGACCCCTTCATCTTCTACTTCTCCTCTTCGGCGCTCCGGCAGATGTTCAAAGTCTGCGCCCGAGGACTCATCAAAAGGTTGTCCATCTGTCCCAATGGTACATGCTGCTCCCAGCTGAACTGCTCCACTGTCGAGGAGAATCCTCCAAGCTCCACCATCAGCTTTCGTTAA